In Mycobacteriales bacterium, the genomic stretch CGCCGCACTCACCTCGCCGGTGGGCGGCTCCTTGTTGCCGATCGTGCTGTTGCTCGGCGTCACCGCCGCCGTCGCAACCGGCGCAAGCCGGCTCTGGCTGCGCAGGCAGGCAGTGCGATGAGCCTGGCCACGCTGACCCGCCGGGTCGGGCTCGGCACGCCCGCCCCGGACGCCGACCGCCCGGTGACGGCGGCGAGCTCGGACGAGGCTGCGACGACCCGCCACGAGGCGGTCCCGGACGCCCGAAGTGAGCGGCTGTTGGTCGTGTCGTCGGCCTGCGCGGTGCTCGCGCTGGTGTGCGGCTGGATGCTGCTCCAGCTGCTCGTCCTCGGCGGTCTCGCGCACACCCGCAGCCAGCACCTCCTCTACTCGAGGTTCCGCTCCGAGCTGGCACAAGCGACCGCGCCGACCGGCGAGCTCGACTACAACGGCAAGCCGGTGAAGGAGGGCGCTCCGGTCGCCCTGCTGACCATTCCGGCCATCGGGTTGCACGAGGTCGTCGTCGACGGGACCACTTCCGGTGACCTCGCGGCGGGACCCGGCCACCTGCGCGACACCCCGCTTCCGGGCCAGGCGGGCTGGTCGTGGGTGTTCGGGCGCGGCAGCATCGACGGCGCGCCGTTCCGCAAGATCGCCGATCTGGCGAAGGGTAACCCGGTCACCGTCCTGACCGGCCAGGGCAAGGTCACCTACACCGTCCTCGACGTACGCCGCGCCGGGGATCGAGGACCGTCGGCGCCGGTCGCGTCGACCAGCGGGCTGATGACGCTGGCGACGGCGGACAGCCACGGCTTCCTGTCCGGCCTGCGCGCCTCGTCGGCCGTCTATGTCGACATGAGCACCGACAAGGCGCTTCCTGACGGGCCGGTCGCGGGAGCCGTCCCGGCCGCCGAGCAGCTGATGGCACGCGACTCGAGCTCGCTGCCGATGCTGACGCTGCTGCTCGCGGTGCTGACCGGCGTCGTCCTCGCGATCAGCGTCGCGCGCCGCCACTTCCGGACCGCGCTCGTGTGGCTGGTCTCGGCCCCCGCCGTGATCGCCCTCGCATGGGCGGTGACCGACCAGGTCACCCGCCTCCTACCGAACTTGATGTGAACCCACATCGAGCACAGAAGAGAAGAATCAGGGAGCAACTGATGTCCGTTCGCAAGAACAGCGTCAAGCTGGGCGTGGCCGCCGCGGCCGCGTTCGGCTTGGCCCTAACCGCGGCGGCGCCGGCAGGCGCGGTCGATGGGGGTCCGTCGACCTCGCCGAAACTCGGCACCGACATCATCGGCGCCGGCTCCGACACCACCCAGTACATCCTGGACAAGCTGGCGACCGACTACGACGCGGCGCACA encodes the following:
- a CDS encoding sortase, with the translated sequence MSLATLTRRVGLGTPAPDADRPVTAASSDEAATTRHEAVPDARSERLLVVSSACAVLALVCGWMLLQLLVLGGLAHTRSQHLLYSRFRSELAQATAPTGELDYNGKPVKEGAPVALLTIPAIGLHEVVVDGTTSGDLAAGPGHLRDTPLPGQAGWSWVFGRGSIDGAPFRKIADLAKGNPVTVLTGQGKVTYTVLDVRRAGDRGPSAPVASTSGLMTLATADSHGFLSGLRASSAVYVDMSTDKALPDGPVAGAVPAAEQLMARDSSSLPMLTLLLAVLTGVVLAISVARRHFRTALVWLVSAPAVIALAWAVTDQVTRLLPNLM